In Pseudomonas flavescens, the sequence GCACATGCGCAAGGTGCCGATGGGCGAAGACGTCAAGGCTGCGGTCATTGCCCGTGGTACGCCTGGCTTCTCCGGTGCCGATCTGGCCAACCTGGTCAACGAGGCATCGCTGTTCGCCGCTCGCTCCGGCAAGCGCGTCGTCGAGATGAAAGAGTTCGAACTGGCCAAAGACAAGATCATGATGGGCGCCGAGCGCAAGACCATGGTCATGTCGGACAAGGAGAAGCTCAACACGGCGTTCCACGAGGCGGGTCACGCCATCGTCGGTCGTCTGGTGCCCGAGCATGACCCGGTTTACAAAGTGTCGATCATTCCCCGTGGCCGCGCCCTGGGCGTGACCATGTTCCTGCCGGAAGAGGATCGCTACAGCCTTTCCAAGCGCGCGCTGATCAGCCAGATCTGCTCGCTGTACGGCGGCCGTATCGCGGAAGAAATGACCTTGGGCTTCGACGGTGTAACCACTGGCGCGTCCAACGACATCATGCGCGCCAGCCAGATCGCCCGGAACATGGTCACCAAGTGGGGCCTGTCCGAGAAGCTCGGCCCGCTGCTGTATGCCGAGGAAGAGGGTGAAGTGTTCCTGGGCCGTGGTGGCAGCGGTCAGAGCAGCAACATCTCTGGCGAAACTGCCAAGCTCATCGATCTCGAGGTGCGCAGCATCATCGACCATTGCTACGACACGGCCAAGCGCCTGCTCGAAGAGAATCGCGACAAGCTCGACGCCATGGCCGAAGCACTGATGAAGTACGAGACCATCGATGCCGATCAGATCGACGACATCATGAGCGGTCGCACGCCGCGCGAGCCACGTGACTGGACGGGTGGCGGTAACGATACCGGTACGCCGATAGCCAAGTCGGATGAGGCTGATCGTCCCGAAAAACCAATCGGCGGTCCTGCTGCCGAGCTGTAAGGCTTTTCATGTCCCATGCAATACCCCGGAACCGGCTGCCTTGTGGCAGCCGGTTTCTTGATTTGACCCGTCCCCAAGTGATGGGGATCCTCAACGTAACCCCCGATTCGTTCTCCGACGGTGGCCGCTTCGCCATGCGCGACGCGGCGTTGCGCCATGCCGAAAGCATGGTGCTGGCCGGGGCGACGCTGATCGATGTTGGCGGTGAGTCCACTCGGCCGGGCGCCGATCCCGTGCCCGTGGAGCAGGAGCTCGCGCGCGTGGCACCCATGGTGGAAGCCATTGCCGCTGAGCTGGACGTGATCGTCTCCGTCGATACCTCGACGCCGGAAGTCATTCGCGAGTCGGCCAGGCTGGGTGCCGGACTGATCAACGACGTGCGCTCGCTACAGCGTGACGGTGCGCTTAAGGCGGCTGCTGACAGTGGCCTGCCGGTTTGCCTGATGCACATGCGTGGC encodes:
- the folP gene encoding dihydropteroate synthase, with amino-acid sequence MSHAIPRNRLPCGSRFLDLTRPQVMGILNVTPDSFSDGGRFAMRDAALRHAESMVLAGATLIDVGGESTRPGADPVPVEQELARVAPMVEAIAAELDVIVSVDTSTPEVIRESARLGAGLINDVRSLQRDGALKAAADSGLPVCLMHMRGEPTTMQQSPQYEDVLDAVADFLRERLAVCEAAGIPSQRIVLDPGFGFAKTLEHNLSLFRRMPALQAFGLPLLVGVSRKSMIGAVLGREVDGRLYGSLALAALAVAKGASILRVHDVAETVDVVRMVAAVEAAQ